A genomic window from Panthera tigris isolate Pti1 chromosome B4, P.tigris_Pti1_mat1.1, whole genome shotgun sequence includes:
- the MCRS1 gene encoding microspherule protein 1 isoform X2 — protein sequence MASGTASRSEDEESLAGQKRASSQALGTIPKRRSSSRFIKRKKFDDELVESSLAKSSTRAKGASGVEPGRCSGSEPSSSEKKKVSKAPSTPVPPSPAPTPGLTKRVKKSKQPLQVTKDLGRWKPADDLLLINAVLQTNDLTSVHLGVKFSCRFTLREVQERWYALLYDPVISKLACQAMRQLHPEAIAAIQSKALFSKAEEQLLSKVGSTSQPTLETFQDLLHRHPDAFYLARTAKALQAHWQLMKQYYLLEDQTVQPLPKGDQVLNFSDAEDLIDDSKLKDMRDEVLEHELTVADRRQKREIRQLEQELHKWQVLVDSITGMSSPDFDNQTLAVLRGRMVRYLMRSREITLGRATKDNQIDVDLSLEGPAWKISRKQGVIKLKNNGDFFIANEGRRPIYIDGRPVLCGSKWRLSNNSVVEIASLRFVFLINQDLIALIRAEAAKITPQ from the exons ATGGCATCAGGCACTGCCAGCCGCTCAGAGGATGAGGAGTCGCTGGCAGGGCAGAAGCGGGCTTCCTCCCAGGCCTTGGGCACCATCCCTAAACGGAGAAGCTCCTCCAG GTTCATCAAGAGGAAGAAGTTTGATGATGAGCTAGTGGAGAGCAGCCTGGCTAAGTCCTCTACCCGCGCGAAGGGAGCCAGTGGGGTGGAACCAGGGCGCTGTTCGGGGAGTGAACCTTCCTCCAGTGAGAAGAAGAAG GTGTCCAAGGCCCCTAGCACTCCCGTgccgcccagcccagccccaaccCCTGGACTCACCAAGCGCGTGAAGAAGAGCAAACAGCCACTTCAGGTGACCAAGGATTTGGGCCGCTGGAAGCCAGCGGATGACCTCCTGCTCATCAATGCTGTGCTGCAG ACCAACGACCTGACATCTGTCCACCTGGGCGTGAAGTTCAGCTGCCGCTTCACCCTTCGGGAAGTCCAGGAGCGCTGGTACGCCCTGCTCTACGATCCGGTCATCTCCAA GCTGGCTTGCCAGGCCATGAGACAATTGCACCCAGAAGCCATTGCCGCCATCCAGAGCAAGGCCTTGTTTAGCAAGGCTGAGGAGCAGCTGCTGAGCAAAGTGGGATCG ACCAGCCAGCCCACCTTGGAGACCTTCCAGGACCTGCTACACAGACACCCTGATGCCTTCTACCTGGCCCGTACTGCCAAGGCTCTGCAGGCCCACTGGCAGCTCATGAAGCAGTATTACCTACTGGAGGACCAGACAG TGCAGCCGCTGCCCAAGGGGGACCAAGTGCTGAACTTCTCCGACGCAGAAGACCTGATTGATGACAGTAAGCTCAA GGACATGCGGGATGAGGTCCTAGAACATG AGCTGACGGTGGCCGACCGGCGCCAGAAGCGAGAGATTCGACAGCTGGAACAGGAGCTGCATAAGTGGCAGGTGCTGGTCGACAGCATCACAG GCATGAGCTCTCCTGACTTCGACAACCAGACTCTGGCGGTGCTGCGGGGCCGCATGGTGCGGTACCTGATGCGCTCCCGAGAG ATCACCCTGGGCAGAGCAACCAAGGATAACCAGATTGATGTGGACCTGTCTCTGGAGGGTCCGGCCTGGAAGATCTCCCGGAAGCAAG GTGTCATCAAGCTGAAAAATAATGGTGATTTCTTCATTGCCAATGAGGGTCGGCGGCCCATTTACATCGATGGACGGCCTGTGCTGTGTGGCTCCAAATGGCGCCTCAGCAACAACTCCGTGGTGGAG ATCGCCAGCCTGAGATTCGTCTTCCTCATCAACCAGGACCTCATTGCCCTTATTCGGGCCGAGGCCGCCAAGATAACGCCACAGTGA
- the MCRS1 gene encoding microspherule protein 1 isoform X1 codes for MDKDSQGLLDSSLMASGTASRSEDEESLAGQKRASSQALGTIPKRRSSSRFIKRKKFDDELVESSLAKSSTRAKGASGVEPGRCSGSEPSSSEKKKVSKAPSTPVPPSPAPTPGLTKRVKKSKQPLQVTKDLGRWKPADDLLLINAVLQTNDLTSVHLGVKFSCRFTLREVQERWYALLYDPVISKLACQAMRQLHPEAIAAIQSKALFSKAEEQLLSKVGSTSQPTLETFQDLLHRHPDAFYLARTAKALQAHWQLMKQYYLLEDQTVQPLPKGDQVLNFSDAEDLIDDSKLKDMRDEVLEHELTVADRRQKREIRQLEQELHKWQVLVDSITGMSSPDFDNQTLAVLRGRMVRYLMRSREITLGRATKDNQIDVDLSLEGPAWKISRKQGVIKLKNNGDFFIANEGRRPIYIDGRPVLCGSKWRLSNNSVVEIASLRFVFLINQDLIALIRAEAAKITPQ; via the exons ATGGACAAAG attctcAGGGGCTGCTAGATTCATCTCTGATGGCATCAGGCACTGCCAGCCGCTCAGAGGATGAGGAGTCGCTGGCAGGGCAGAAGCGGGCTTCCTCCCAGGCCTTGGGCACCATCCCTAAACGGAGAAGCTCCTCCAG GTTCATCAAGAGGAAGAAGTTTGATGATGAGCTAGTGGAGAGCAGCCTGGCTAAGTCCTCTACCCGCGCGAAGGGAGCCAGTGGGGTGGAACCAGGGCGCTGTTCGGGGAGTGAACCTTCCTCCAGTGAGAAGAAGAAG GTGTCCAAGGCCCCTAGCACTCCCGTgccgcccagcccagccccaaccCCTGGACTCACCAAGCGCGTGAAGAAGAGCAAACAGCCACTTCAGGTGACCAAGGATTTGGGCCGCTGGAAGCCAGCGGATGACCTCCTGCTCATCAATGCTGTGCTGCAG ACCAACGACCTGACATCTGTCCACCTGGGCGTGAAGTTCAGCTGCCGCTTCACCCTTCGGGAAGTCCAGGAGCGCTGGTACGCCCTGCTCTACGATCCGGTCATCTCCAA GCTGGCTTGCCAGGCCATGAGACAATTGCACCCAGAAGCCATTGCCGCCATCCAGAGCAAGGCCTTGTTTAGCAAGGCTGAGGAGCAGCTGCTGAGCAAAGTGGGATCG ACCAGCCAGCCCACCTTGGAGACCTTCCAGGACCTGCTACACAGACACCCTGATGCCTTCTACCTGGCCCGTACTGCCAAGGCTCTGCAGGCCCACTGGCAGCTCATGAAGCAGTATTACCTACTGGAGGACCAGACAG TGCAGCCGCTGCCCAAGGGGGACCAAGTGCTGAACTTCTCCGACGCAGAAGACCTGATTGATGACAGTAAGCTCAA GGACATGCGGGATGAGGTCCTAGAACATG AGCTGACGGTGGCCGACCGGCGCCAGAAGCGAGAGATTCGACAGCTGGAACAGGAGCTGCATAAGTGGCAGGTGCTGGTCGACAGCATCACAG GCATGAGCTCTCCTGACTTCGACAACCAGACTCTGGCGGTGCTGCGGGGCCGCATGGTGCGGTACCTGATGCGCTCCCGAGAG ATCACCCTGGGCAGAGCAACCAAGGATAACCAGATTGATGTGGACCTGTCTCTGGAGGGTCCGGCCTGGAAGATCTCCCGGAAGCAAG GTGTCATCAAGCTGAAAAATAATGGTGATTTCTTCATTGCCAATGAGGGTCGGCGGCCCATTTACATCGATGGACGGCCTGTGCTGTGTGGCTCCAAATGGCGCCTCAGCAACAACTCCGTGGTGGAG ATCGCCAGCCTGAGATTCGTCTTCCTCATCAACCAGGACCTCATTGCCCTTATTCGGGCCGAGGCCGCCAAGATAACGCCACAGTGA